The following coding sequences are from one Phormidium ambiguum IAM M-71 window:
- a CDS encoding trifunctional serine/threonine-protein kinase/ATP-binding protein/sensor histidine kinase codes for MSQMSTLLDYEISEKIHIGTRTLIERGFRKSDRLPVIIKSLKSEFPTVEEISRLKHEYKINSCLFHVEGIVKTYGLLKYKNSFALILEDFEGKSLKHLLADRHLPVIDFLSIAIKLAQALGKLHENQIIHKDIKSGNIIINPNTSEVKITDFSISTRLTRETNQISNPSLLEGTLAYMSPEQTGRMNRSIDYRTDFYSLGITFYEMLTGQLAFNAIDPLELIHCHIALKPVPPHELNSEIPEAISSIVMKLLQKNAEDRYQSAFGLKADLETCLTELQNTGKIENFTPGQLDQFGKFLIPQKLYGRSQEVTTLMQAFERVSQGRTEMILVSGYSGIGKTALVNEVHKPIVQKRGYFIAGKFDQFKRNVPYAALIQAFQSLIRQILTEGSDKIEIWKQKLLSALDEQGQIIIDIIPELELIIGSQPTVHQLSSPFESQSRFNKVFQEFLGVFTKAKHPLVLFLDDLQWADPASLKLIQLWVTAPESQYLLMIGAYRDNEVSPIHPTIQTIEKIKENGVTVNHLILQPLNIDNVSQLLVDTLSFGKPFELWDEIENLKPLKVEISSLASLLFHKTSGNPFFLTQLLQTLYSENLLKFDFIKGRWFWNIGQIQGLGIIDFNIIELVAKNIQKLSDRTQHTLKLAACIGNQFNLDVLAIVNEQSLLTTADDLWEALQTGLILPLNNAYKIPLGLDDRDREIPEQIIDWKNHENVFQSPIGYKFLHDRVQQAAYSLIPEAQKKATHLKIGQLLLQKTSAHSLSENIFDIVNQLNISAELINNQTERKDLAKLNLLAGKKAKAATAYETAFRYLNIGLEQLTNKDWESNYDLMIELYLESLEVSYTVNSKQAEKIANTILINAQRRLEKVKVYEIQSNFYFCQNQPVPALETSLKALKMLEINLPSHPKKLNVLASLIATKLRQGNKSIAALAYMPEMTDSELLAAMRILLTLSPAAFAVRPNLYPLVTFKMVNLSLQYGNTPLSTYGYGTYGLLHCAMLGDFNSGYQYGQLARTLLNQFNAKEVTAIVSIPLYVFITHWKEHIKTALAGLLEGSQTGLSTGNIEYGCHCAGFYCSYLFLSGEPLEFVIQKQSQYIDLLVQYKQEYQVNQVKIWAQVVLNFQGESENAIALSGKQFSEETMLPQLIESENGLVLFPAYLAKALLYYSFKHYAECWESVCAAEKYVAAASGSVYIPVHNFYASLSLLALSRTASAKKQQKYLQKVAKYQKKMQQWAKNSPQNYLHKYELVEAEKARILGQNYKAAEYYDRAIKGAREQGYLQEEALACELAAEFYFHQEREKVAQIYLTDAYYGYTRWGAKAKVSYLELRYPEFFSQLLAREDNLFESNGTTTSTTGESSVKLDFYSVIKASQALSNEIVLESLLQQLIKLVMHNAGAQTVYLLLDKEGQIFLEAAGTVDEVQLGLSTDIENSKCLPISLINYVIRTQENVVLNDACTEGMFTSDPYIIKNEIKSILCTPILTQGKLIGLLYLENNLSRRAFTIERIEVLRILTSQAAISLEKARLYKNLLEVTENLKQANHQLENYSRSLEDKVKERTLELESKNTSLQEKTTHLEKTIKELKATQAQLIQAEKMSSLGMLVAGVAHEINNPVNFIYGNVNYANEYSQSLLNIVSLYQQEYPNPTAKIAAELDDLDLEFMKQDLLKLLSSMKVGADRIRQIVLSLRNFSRLDESQMKPVDIHEGIHSTLMLLQHRLKPKPDHAGIKVIKDFGELPLIECYAGQLNQVFMNIIANAIDSLELRFPLNTVVESRVIDASNIPQELTGDYPTIQIRTGKLNNNYVEIRIADNGLGMTEEVREKLFDPFFTTKPVGKGTGMGLSICYQIVVDKHGGKLQCISSPGKGAEFVIKIPVQQLKKPINIEANSAAK; via the coding sequence ATGTCTCAAATGAGTACGCTTTTAGATTACGAAATCAGCGAAAAAATTCATATAGGAACTAGAACTTTAATTGAGCGCGGCTTTAGAAAATCCGATCGACTTCCAGTCATTATCAAAAGCCTTAAGTCCGAATTTCCTACAGTAGAAGAAATTTCTCGGTTAAAACATGAATATAAAATAAACTCCTGTCTTTTCCATGTAGAAGGAATTGTGAAGACTTATGGATTATTAAAATATAAGAATAGTTTTGCTCTGATCTTAGAAGATTTTGAGGGGAAATCACTTAAACATTTACTTGCCGATCGCCATTTACCAGTCATAGATTTTCTGAGCATCGCTATCAAACTAGCACAAGCTTTGGGCAAACTCCATGAGAACCAAATAATTCATAAAGATATTAAATCAGGAAATATCATTATCAACCCGAACACCAGCGAAGTCAAAATTACAGATTTTAGTATTTCCACACGCTTAACAAGAGAAACCAATCAAATCAGTAATCCTTCTTTACTAGAAGGCACACTTGCCTATATGTCGCCAGAACAAACAGGGCGCATGAATCGGTCAATTGATTATCGCACAGACTTTTATTCTTTAGGTATTACCTTTTATGAAATGCTCACGGGTCAACTGGCTTTTAATGCGATCGATCCACTAGAATTAATTCACTGTCATATTGCCCTAAAACCAGTTCCACCCCATGAATTAAATTCAGAAATTCCCGAAGCAATTTCATCTATCGTGATGAAACTTTTACAAAAAAACGCTGAAGATAGATATCAAAGTGCTTTTGGGCTAAAAGCTGACTTAGAAACTTGCTTAACTGAGTTACAAAACACAGGTAAGATTGAGAACTTTACTCCCGGACAACTAGATCAATTTGGTAAATTTTTGATTCCGCAAAAACTTTACGGTCGCTCTCAAGAAGTTACCACCTTAATGCAAGCTTTTGAGCGAGTCAGTCAGGGAAGAACCGAAATGATATTAGTTTCCGGTTATTCAGGAATCGGTAAGACAGCACTGGTAAATGAAGTTCATAAACCGATCGTACAAAAACGCGGTTATTTTATCGCAGGCAAATTCGATCAATTTAAACGTAATGTTCCGTATGCTGCATTAATCCAAGCTTTCCAATCATTAATCCGACAGATATTAACAGAAGGTTCAGATAAAATAGAGATTTGGAAACAAAAACTATTAAGCGCCTTAGACGAACAAGGTCAAATTATTATCGATATTATTCCTGAATTAGAACTTATTATTGGCTCTCAACCTACAGTTCATCAACTATCTTCACCCTTTGAATCTCAAAGCCGATTTAATAAAGTTTTTCAGGAATTTCTTGGCGTATTTACTAAAGCCAAACACCCATTAGTGTTATTCCTAGATGACCTCCAATGGGCCGATCCAGCTTCTTTAAAGTTAATCCAACTTTGGGTAACTGCCCCAGAAAGTCAATATTTATTGATGATTGGAGCCTATCGAGATAACGAAGTTTCTCCAATTCACCCTACTATTCAGACGATCGAGAAAATTAAAGAAAATGGAGTAACAGTTAATCACCTAATACTTCAACCATTAAATATTGATAACGTCAGCCAATTATTAGTAGATACCCTATCATTTGGAAAACCTTTTGAATTATGGGACGAAATAGAAAATTTAAAGCCGCTTAAGGTAGAAATAAGTTCTTTAGCTTCTCTACTTTTCCATAAAACTAGCGGTAATCCTTTCTTTTTAACCCAATTACTGCAAACGCTATATTCCGAAAACTTACTGAAGTTTGATTTTATCAAAGGTCGTTGGTTTTGGAATATAGGCCAAATTCAAGGCTTGGGAATTATTGATTTCAATATTATCGAGCTAGTAGCTAAAAATATCCAAAAACTATCGGATAGGACGCAACACACCTTAAAATTAGCCGCTTGTATTGGCAACCAATTTAACTTGGATGTATTAGCGATCGTTAATGAACAATCTTTATTAACTACAGCTGATGATTTATGGGAAGCACTTCAGACAGGTCTAATTCTACCTCTAAATAATGCCTACAAAATTCCCTTGGGATTGGACGATCGAGACAGAGAAATTCCCGAACAAATTATTGATTGGAAAAATCATGAAAATGTTTTTCAATCACCTATTGGTTACAAATTTTTGCATGACAGAGTTCAGCAAGCAGCTTATTCACTAATACCCGAAGCCCAAAAAAAAGCTACTCACTTAAAAATTGGCCAACTGTTACTCCAGAAAACTTCCGCTCATTCCTTGTCAGAAAATATTTTTGATATTGTCAATCAGTTAAATATCAGCGCGGAATTAATTAACAATCAAACAGAACGAAAAGATCTGGCCAAATTAAATCTTCTGGCTGGTAAAAAAGCTAAAGCAGCAACAGCTTATGAAACTGCATTCAGATATTTAAATATTGGCTTAGAACAATTAACAAACAAGGATTGGGAAAGCAATTATGATTTGATGATAGAACTATATTTGGAAAGTTTAGAAGTAAGTTATACTGTTAATTCTAAACAGGCAGAAAAAATAGCTAATACTATTTTAATTAATGCTCAAAGACGACTAGAAAAAGTGAAAGTTTATGAAATTCAAAGCAACTTTTATTTTTGTCAAAATCAACCAGTTCCAGCACTAGAAACAAGCTTAAAAGCTTTGAAAATGCTGGAAATAAATTTGCCTTCCCATCCGAAAAAACTAAATGTATTAGCTAGTTTAATAGCGACAAAATTGCGGCAAGGAAATAAGTCGATCGCCGCCTTAGCTTATATGCCAGAAATGACTGATAGCGAACTACTTGCAGCTATGCGGATCTTATTAACTCTTAGTCCAGCTGCTTTTGCTGTCAGACCAAATCTTTATCCGTTAGTAACTTTTAAAATGGTCAATTTGTCCCTGCAATATGGGAATACGCCGTTATCTACTTATGGGTATGGAACTTATGGCTTGCTTCATTGTGCCATGCTGGGAGATTTTAATTCGGGATATCAATATGGTCAATTAGCTCGCACGCTTTTAAACCAATTTAATGCTAAAGAAGTAACTGCGATCGTCTCCATTCCATTGTACGTTTTTATTACTCACTGGAAAGAGCATATTAAAACAGCTTTAGCAGGATTACTTGAAGGTTCTCAAACTGGTTTATCAACCGGAAATATCGAATATGGTTGTCATTGTGCAGGTTTTTATTGCAGCTACTTATTTTTGAGCGGCGAACCTTTAGAATTTGTCATCCAAAAGCAAAGTCAATATATTGATTTACTAGTGCAATACAAGCAGGAATATCAAGTTAATCAAGTCAAAATATGGGCACAAGTAGTCTTGAATTTCCAAGGAGAATCAGAAAATGCGATCGCTCTTTCTGGAAAGCAATTTAGTGAAGAAACAATGCTTCCTCAGTTGATTGAATCTGAAAATGGGTTGGTACTTTTCCCAGCTTATTTAGCAAAAGCATTGCTCTATTATTCATTTAAACATTATGCTGAATGCTGGGAAAGTGTTTGTGCGGCAGAAAAATACGTAGCAGCTGCTAGCGGTAGCGTTTATATTCCCGTCCATAACTTTTATGCTTCTCTTTCCCTTCTCGCTTTATCTCGTACAGCTTCAGCTAAAAAGCAGCAGAAATATTTGCAAAAAGTTGCTAAATATCAGAAAAAAATGCAGCAATGGGCGAAGAATTCTCCCCAAAATTATTTACATAAATACGAATTAGTAGAAGCAGAAAAAGCAAGAATATTAGGGCAAAATTACAAAGCAGCTGAATATTACGATCGGGCCATAAAAGGAGCTAGAGAACAAGGATATCTACAAGAAGAAGCACTAGCTTGCGAATTAGCAGCAGAATTTTATTTTCACCAGGAACGAGAAAAAGTAGCACAAATATACTTAACTGATGCTTACTATGGATATACCCGCTGGGGTGCCAAAGCAAAAGTCAGCTATTTAGAATTAAGATATCCAGAATTCTTTTCTCAGCTACTTGCTAGAGAAGATAATCTTTTTGAATCAAATGGAACGACAACCTCAACAACAGGAGAAAGTTCTGTAAAACTGGATTTTTATTCTGTAATTAAAGCTTCCCAAGCACTCTCTAATGAAATTGTTTTAGAAAGTTTGTTGCAGCAATTAATCAAATTAGTAATGCACAATGCAGGTGCTCAAACCGTATATTTACTTCTCGATAAAGAAGGCCAAATTTTCTTAGAAGCTGCGGGGACAGTTGATGAAGTTCAACTGGGACTGTCTACGGATATAGAAAATAGTAAATGTCTGCCAATTTCGTTGATAAATTATGTGATTAGAACTCAGGAAAATGTAGTCTTAAATGATGCTTGCACTGAGGGAATGTTCACTTCCGATCCTTACATTATCAAAAATGAAATCAAATCAATTTTATGTACACCGATTCTAACCCAAGGAAAACTAATCGGACTGCTTTATTTGGAAAATAATCTCAGCCGTCGTGCTTTTACAATTGAACGAATAGAGGTTTTAAGAATTCTTACTTCTCAAGCTGCTATTTCTTTAGAAAAAGCACGCCTTTATAAAAATCTGCTCGAAGTTACTGAAAATCTCAAACAAGCAAATCACCAATTGGAAAATTACAGTCGCAGTTTAGAAGATAAAGTAAAAGAAAGAACCTTAGAATTGGAATCTAAAAATACTAGCTTGCAAGAAAAAACCACACATTTAGAGAAAACTATTAAGGAATTGAAAGCTACTCAAGCACAGCTAATTCAAGCCGAAAAAATGTCTAGTTTAGGTATGTTAGTTGCTGGTGTAGCGCATGAAATTAACAACCCTGTTAACTTTATTTATGGTAATGTTAATTATGCCAACGAATATAGCCAATCTTTACTGAATATAGTGTCTCTTTATCAACAAGAATATCCTAATCCTACAGCTAAAATTGCTGCGGAATTAGATGATTTGGATTTAGAATTTATGAAGCAAGATCTGCTGAAACTACTTTCCTCTATGAAAGTAGGGGCCGATCGCATTCGTCAAATCGTGCTATCTTTACGGAACTTTTCCCGCTTAGATGAATCACAAATGAAACCAGTGGATATTCACGAAGGGATTCATAGCACTTTGATGCTCTTACAACATAGATTAAAACCTAAACCAGATCATGCCGGAATTAAGGTTATTAAAGACTTTGGCGAGTTACCTTTGATTGAATGTTATGCAGGTCAACTTAACCAAGTATTCATGAATATTATTGCCAATGCGATCGACTCTTTAGAGTTACGTTTTCCGCTTAATACTGTAGTAGAATCTAGGGTAATTGATGCTTCAAATATTCCCCAAGAATTGACAGGCGATTATCCAACCATTCAGATTCGCACTGGTAAATTGAACAATAACTATGTTGAAATCCGAATCGCTGATAATGGCTTGGGAATGACAGAAGAAGTACGAGAAAAACTTTTCGATCCCTTTTTTACAACCAAACCTGTCGGCAAAGGTACTGGCATGGGTTTGTCTATTTGCTATCAGATTGTAGTTGACAAACACGGTGGAAAATTACAGTGTATTTCCTCTCCAGGGAAAGGCGCAGAATTTGTCATTAAAATTCCCGTGCAGCAATTAAAAAAGCCTATCAATATTGAAGCTAACTCAGCAGCAAAATAG
- a CDS encoding heavy-metal-associated domain-containing protein, translating to MNIELTVPSMACSACSDTITKAIKTVDPNAVVQADPKTKLVNVETEKPEMEIREAIASAGYPVT from the coding sequence ATGAATATCGAGTTAACAGTTCCTAGCATGGCTTGTTCTGCTTGTAGCGATACGATTACCAAAGCGATTAAAACAGTCGATCCCAACGCTGTGGTACAAGCCGATCCGAAAACTAAGTTAGTAAATGTGGAAACGGAGAAACCGGAGATGGAAATTCGGGAAGCGATCGCATCTGCTGGTTATCCTGTAACTTAA
- a CDS encoding pentapeptide repeat-containing protein, whose amino-acid sequence MNQINIEESNTIDDKNLFIEEINDKSLLGIDLSGANLQNIDLAGVNLSKAKLIGADLRGANLSEAILTGANLSGANLSHANLRSANCNDACFFEANLINADLRSANLCGAFLWRVKLSEANLGLASLCEADLSEADLRLTQLTEASLIGAYMVRVNLTGSNLSGANLAEVNLTQANLSGANLNWANFYEAELAEANLCGVKLWGTKLAKARFFNTIMPDGKLDLQELAI is encoded by the coding sequence ATGAATCAGATCAATATTGAAGAAAGCAACACCATAGACGATAAAAACTTATTTATAGAAGAAATTAATGATAAATCTTTACTAGGAATTGACTTAAGCGGAGCCAATTTACAAAACATCGATCTCGCTGGAGTCAATTTATCTAAAGCTAAATTAATTGGAGCCGATCTTCGGGGTGCTAATTTAAGCGAAGCTATTCTTACTGGTGCTAATTTAAGTGGTGCAAATCTTTCTCACGCAAATTTGCGATCGGCTAATTGCAATGATGCTTGCTTCTTTGAAGCTAACTTAATTAATGCTGATTTAAGATCCGCCAATCTCTGCGGTGCTTTTTTGTGGAGAGTGAAATTGTCGGAAGCTAATTTAGGGTTAGCTTCTTTGTGTGAAGCGGATTTGAGTGAAGCGGATTTGCGACTGACTCAATTAACAGAAGCATCATTAATTGGAGCTTACATGGTGAGAGTTAATTTAACAGGATCTAACTTATCTGGAGCTAATTTAGCAGAGGTTAACTTAACTCAAGCTAACCTTTCTGGAGCGAATCTTAATTGGGCAAATTTTTATGAAGCTGAATTAGCAGAAGCTAATTTGTGTGGGGTAAAACTTTGGGGGACAAAGTTAGCTAAGGCTAGGTTTTTTAACACTATTATGCCTGATGGTAAACTTGACCTACAAGAGTTAGCAATTTAA
- a CDS encoding response regulator transcription factor produces MRILLVEDDISLAEALTEALTDQLYVVDLVKDGESAWNQVKASTYDLILLDVVIPKLDGMSLCQRLRSQGYTSPIMMLTARDTSTDKVNGLDAGADDYVVKPFDLQELLARIRALLRRGSSVSTPILVWGSLRLNPCTYEVSYENQLLQLTPKEYSLLELLLRNGRRVLSRSVIIESLWSSENSPEEETVKAHIKSLRHKLRASAAPENFIETVHGLGYRLMQIS; encoded by the coding sequence ATGCGAATTTTACTTGTTGAAGATGATATAAGTTTGGCGGAAGCGTTAACAGAAGCTCTTACCGATCAGCTGTATGTTGTAGATTTAGTTAAGGATGGGGAATCAGCTTGGAATCAAGTTAAAGCCTCAACTTATGACTTAATCTTGCTGGATGTGGTAATTCCTAAGTTGGATGGAATGAGTCTTTGTCAAAGGCTACGTAGTCAGGGCTATACTTCACCTATTATGATGCTAACTGCTCGTGATACTAGTACTGACAAAGTTAATGGATTAGATGCTGGGGCTGATGATTATGTAGTTAAACCTTTTGATTTACAAGAGTTATTGGCTCGGATTCGCGCTCTTTTGCGTCGGGGAAGTTCTGTATCTACACCTATTTTGGTTTGGGGAAGCTTGCGTCTTAATCCTTGTACTTATGAAGTGAGCTATGAAAATCAACTTTTGCAGTTAACTCCTAAAGAATATAGCTTGTTGGAATTGTTGCTTCGCAATGGTCGCCGGGTACTCAGTCGTTCTGTGATTATTGAAAGTCTTTGGTCTAGTGAAAATTCACCAGAAGAGGAGACTGTGAAAGCTCATATTAAAAGTTTACGTCATAAGCTGAGAGCCTCAGCTGCTCCAGAAAATTTTATTGAGACGGTTCATGGTTTAGGATATCGGTTGATGCAAATATCATAA
- a CDS encoding ATP-binding protein, with product MKWLVERKTIAGGFGLAMVILTLVNHFYYTDTVKVFERQKQVEKSYEALQKIRDVLTTLRDAERARRGYIITGKESYLGTYNNAIQKIDEKFYLVLSFTAHNIRHQEKLKQIKPLIDKRVALIKQSVALYKQNKNDLFTQIKLTDKGLFLHDEIWKIIAQMEAEEQYILHQKAVESKANLNQLNLIKNVGLWSSFTILFMVYWLLNKQLTKRQQSEEKFRQIADNINEIFLISDLELEEVLYVNQAYEKIWKKTCQSLYANPRSFLDNICPDDRERVIDNIKLNSKKESDIEYRIVLPDGSIRWLWERHFPVKNAQGEVYRRACVTQDITERKQGEEVRRTLAKEREINDLKLRFFSMASHEFRTPLSTILVSAQLLENSSKEWTEEKKLKNLHRIKSAAKLMTQLLTDILTLTRAESGNLEFNPQPLDLEKFCNSVVEEIQVSYNAKQNIFFVSQCQNKIVYMDEKLLHSIFTNLLSNAIKYSQENSDIHFILRYEGENAVFQIKDRGIGIIPEDKQQLYDFFYRGQNVGDAPGTGLGLVIVKKCVDLHGGNITVESEVQIGTTFTVTIPLNPFVSY from the coding sequence ATGAAATGGCTTGTAGAAAGAAAAACAATTGCGGGTGGATTTGGCTTGGCAATGGTGATTTTGACTTTAGTTAATCATTTTTATTATACAGATACAGTAAAAGTTTTTGAAAGACAAAAACAGGTTGAGAAATCTTACGAAGCATTGCAAAAAATTAGAGATGTCTTGACAACATTGCGAGATGCTGAAAGAGCTAGACGTGGATACATTATCACAGGTAAAGAATCTTATTTAGGAACATACAATAACGCAATTCAAAAAATTGACGAAAAATTTTACTTAGTGCTTAGTTTTACGGCTCACAATATTCGCCACCAGGAAAAATTAAAACAAATCAAGCCGTTAATTGACAAAAGAGTAGCATTAATTAAACAATCTGTTGCTTTGTACAAACAAAATAAAAATGATCTTTTTACTCAAATAAAACTGACTGATAAAGGACTATTTTTACACGATGAAATATGGAAAATTATTGCCCAAATGGAAGCAGAGGAACAATACATATTGCACCAGAAAGCTGTAGAATCAAAAGCCAATCTGAATCAGCTAAATTTAATTAAAAATGTAGGATTGTGGTCAAGCTTTACGATACTTTTTATGGTTTATTGGCTATTGAACAAGCAACTAACTAAACGCCAACAAAGTGAAGAAAAATTTCGCCAAATTGCTGACAATATTAATGAGATTTTTTTAATTAGTGACTTAGAACTTGAAGAAGTTTTATATGTTAATCAAGCTTACGAGAAAATTTGGAAAAAAACTTGCCAAAGTTTGTATGCTAATCCTAGATCTTTCTTAGATAATATTTGTCCAGACGATCGAGAACGAGTGATTGATAATATTAAGCTAAATAGTAAAAAAGAATCCGATATTGAGTATCGAATTGTACTTCCTGATGGTTCAATTCGTTGGCTTTGGGAGCGCCATTTTCCAGTTAAAAATGCTCAAGGAGAAGTTTATCGTCGTGCTTGTGTGACACAGGACATTACTGAACGAAAACAGGGAGAAGAAGTACGTCGTACTTTAGCAAAAGAACGAGAAATCAATGATTTAAAATTACGCTTCTTTTCTATGGCTTCTCATGAATTTCGTACTCCTTTAAGTACTATTTTAGTTTCTGCTCAATTACTGGAAAACTCTAGTAAAGAATGGACAGAAGAAAAAAAATTGAAAAATCTCCACCGGATTAAATCTGCTGCTAAATTAATGACGCAGTTGCTAACAGATATCTTAACTTTAACAAGAGCCGAAAGTGGAAACTTGGAATTTAATCCTCAACCATTAGATTTAGAGAAATTTTGTAATTCAGTAGTTGAAGAAATACAAGTTAGCTATAATGCTAAACAAAATATATTTTTTGTTAGTCAATGTCAAAATAAAATAGTCTATATGGATGAAAAACTACTACATTCTATTTTCACTAACCTGCTTTCTAATGCTATCAAGTATTCTCAGGAAAATAGCGATATTCATTTTATCCTCAGATATGAAGGAGAAAATGCAGTTTTTCAAATTAAAGATCGAGGAATTGGAATTATTCCCGAAGACAAACAACAGCTATATGATTTCTTTTATCGAGGGCAAAATGTTGGAGATGCTCCCGGTACAGGATTAGGATTAGTTATAGTGAAAAAGTGCGTAGATTTACATGGGGGAAATATTACGGTAGAAAGCGAAGTACAAATAGGTACTACTTTTACCGTAACTATTCCTTTAAATCCATTTGTTTCATATTAA
- a CDS encoding FmdB family zinc ribbon protein, with protein sequence MPLYEFDCQNCGTFEKFRSMSEASKPMLCPTCQVEAKRIYSVAGLIMTPQSLRTRIDKSAEPRLVNRSEAKHSHTHKHHHHEHGRPWMIGH encoded by the coding sequence ATGCCTCTTTACGAATTTGATTGCCAAAATTGCGGAACTTTTGAAAAATTCCGCAGTATGAGTGAAGCCAGTAAACCTATGCTTTGCCCAACTTGCCAAGTAGAAGCTAAAAGAATTTATTCTGTAGCTGGCTTAATTATGACACCTCAATCTTTAAGAACTCGCATTGATAAAAGCGCAGAACCTCGCCTAGTTAACCGTTCAGAAGCTAAGCACTCTCATACTCACAAACATCATCATCACGAACATGGCAGACCTTGGATGATAGGCCATTAA
- the fmdA gene encoding formamidase, which translates to MPEVLFKVDLNKPFTEQALIGHNRWHPDIPAIVSVNPGAVFRIECKDWTDGQIGNNDNPNDVKDVDLTVVHVLSGPIYVNGAQPGDILVVDILDVGTLSEYEWGFTGIFAKENGGGFLTEHFPIAQKAIWDIQGIYTKSRHIPDVKFAGIPHPGLIGCAPSHDLLATWNKREADLVATNPNRVPPLAALPNPQNAILGSIKGAEYDRIAQEAARTVPPREHGGNCDIKNLSKGSKIYFPVYVEGAKLSMGDIHFSQGDGEISFCGAIEMAGYIDLHVDIIKGGVAKYGLINPIFKPGPVEPRYSEYLVFEGISVDEFTGQQYYLDAHVAYRRACLNAIEYFKKFGYTGEQIYLLLGSAPVEGRISGIVDIPNACCTLAVPTAIFEKNVLPT; encoded by the coding sequence ATGCCTGAAGTTCTCTTCAAAGTAGACCTAAACAAACCATTTACCGAACAAGCATTAATCGGACATAATCGCTGGCATCCTGATATTCCGGCAATAGTTTCTGTTAATCCCGGCGCTGTATTTCGCATTGAATGTAAAGATTGGACAGACGGACAAATTGGCAATAACGATAATCCCAACGATGTCAAAGATGTTGATTTAACGGTAGTTCATGTCTTAAGTGGCCCGATTTATGTTAACGGTGCCCAACCAGGAGATATTCTGGTTGTTGATATTTTAGATGTAGGAACTTTGTCAGAATATGAATGGGGATTTACCGGAATTTTTGCCAAAGAAAATGGTGGAGGTTTCCTCACAGAACATTTCCCAATTGCTCAAAAAGCAATTTGGGATATTCAAGGAATTTACACTAAATCTCGGCATATTCCTGATGTAAAATTTGCTGGAATTCCTCACCCTGGATTAATCGGTTGTGCGCCTTCCCATGACTTACTCGCTACTTGGAATAAACGAGAAGCAGACTTAGTAGCAACTAACCCCAATCGAGTACCGCCTTTAGCCGCATTACCTAATCCCCAAAATGCAATTCTTGGCTCAATAAAAGGTGCAGAATATGACAGAATTGCCCAAGAAGCAGCAAGAACAGTACCACCCCGCGAACATGGGGGAAACTGCGATATTAAAAATTTATCCAAAGGTTCAAAAATTTATTTCCCTGTGTATGTAGAAGGTGCAAAACTTTCAATGGGAGATATTCACTTTTCCCAAGGTGATGGAGAAATATCTTTTTGTGGCGCAATTGAAATGGCAGGTTACATCGATTTGCACGTCGATATAATTAAAGGTGGCGTAGCAAAATATGGCTTAATTAATCCAATTTTTAAACCCGGCCCTGTAGAACCTCGCTATTCAGAATATTTAGTGTTTGAAGGGATTTCTGTTGATGAATTTACTGGGCAACAATATTATTTAGATGCTCATGTTGCTTATCGACGTGCTTGCTTAAATGCGATCGAATATTTCAAAAAATTCGGCTATACTGGAGAACAAATTTATCTCCTTTTAGGTTCCGCACCAGTAGAAGGGCGAATTAGTGGCATTGTAGACATTCCCAACGCTTGTTGTACCCTCGCAGTTCCTACCGCAATTTTTGAAAAGAATGTCTTGCCAACATAA